The Leucobacter viscericola sequence GCGGCGGCCGCCGTCTCCGACTCGGGCGAACACTGATGTGGGGCGTGCTGCAGGGCTTCACCCTGATCCTCGGAATCATCGGGGCGGGATACCTTGCCGCGCGGTTTGGCATTGTCGAGGGGGATCAGCGCCGCGTACTGAACAACATGGCGTTTTACGTCGCAACCCCCGCGCTGCTGTTCTCAGTGCTTCACACGAGTGACCCGAGTGTGCTGCTGTCACCGGTGATCCTCGTGACCAGCACGGCGGCCCTGCTCGCCGCCGCTGTGTTTATTATTGCCTCGCGACTCTGGTTCAAACGCGACCTCGCGAGCACCACCCTCGGCGCGACCACCTCGGGCTACGTCAACTCCAATAATCTAGGCCTGCCGGTCGCCGTCTACATTCTCGGCGACGCCGCGTACGTCGCTCCCCTGCTGCTCGTGCAGCTCGTTGTCTTTGCGCCGGCGATCCTCGCCATTCTTGAAACCACGCGGGGTGACGCAAAGCCGAACCGTGCCGATCGAGGCGGCGTCGCGCGTGGCGGCCTG is a genomic window containing:
- a CDS encoding AEC family transporter, whose product is MWGVLQGFTLILGIIGAGYLAARFGIVEGDQRRVLNNMAFYVATPALLFSVLHTSDPSVLLSPVILVTSTAALLAAAVFIIASRLWFKRDLASTTLGATTSGYVNSNNLGLPVAVYILGDAAYVAPLLLVQLVVFAPAILAILETTRGDAKPNRADRGGVARGGLVALGRAARNPIIVASVLGFLVALVQLPIPSIVMGPIDMLGQAAIPMVLMSFGISLRGQRALQPGSGRGAVFTASGIKVLLMPLLAWSIGTAFGLGPHEVFVATTIAALPTAQNVYNYAATYRRAETMVRDTVFLTTFASIPVIAGVAWLLGG